A single Streptomyces mirabilis DNA region contains:
- a CDS encoding oligopeptide:H+ symporter, translated as MASSLTKDSVTPGTPGSERTFFGHPRGLATLFMTEMWERFSYYGMKALLPLYLVAPGGLHLSAATATAIYSVYLSLVYLLALPGGWFADRVLGPRKTVAVAGVIIMLGHLTLALPSSGTFYGGLGLVAIGSGLLKANISTMVGHLYDGPDDPRRDGGFTLFYIGINVGAFAAPLVIGTVGENVNWHLGFALAALGMALGLAQYLLGGRHLNPRSHEVPTPLSAEEKAATLRKSALWAAVAVVFYCIVGFSGHYTLNWLLVPITIAGLIIPVMVIGRIKRDKDLDRAEQSKMSAYIWFFVAAAVFWMIYDQGGSTMSIFADSSAENTIFGWEFPVSWYQSVNPVMIMALAPVFAWAWLALNKRGKEPSTATKFASGLILIGASFFLFLAPLTIAEGGHKAAAMWLVAIYFVQTVGELTLSPVGLSVTTKMAPAKYASQMMGVWFLAVTAGDATTGLLSIANVDLNKTGIVALEATLAVIAGVAVWMYRKKVKVLMGDVH; from the coding sequence ATGGCGTCCAGCCTGACGAAGGACTCGGTGACTCCGGGCACCCCCGGTTCCGAGAGGACCTTCTTCGGCCACCCCCGCGGACTGGCCACTCTCTTCATGACCGAGATGTGGGAGCGATTCTCCTACTACGGCATGAAGGCTCTGCTCCCGCTGTACCTGGTGGCACCGGGCGGCCTGCACCTGAGCGCGGCCACCGCGACCGCGATCTACTCGGTGTACCTGTCCCTGGTGTACCTGCTCGCCCTGCCGGGTGGCTGGTTCGCCGACCGTGTCCTCGGCCCCCGCAAGACGGTCGCCGTCGCGGGCGTCATCATCATGCTGGGCCACCTCACGCTGGCCCTGCCGTCGTCCGGCACGTTCTACGGCGGCCTCGGGCTCGTCGCGATCGGTTCCGGTCTGCTGAAGGCCAACATCTCCACGATGGTCGGTCACCTCTACGACGGCCCGGACGACCCGCGCCGTGACGGTGGCTTCACGCTCTTCTACATCGGCATCAACGTCGGCGCCTTCGCCGCTCCGCTGGTCATCGGCACCGTCGGCGAGAACGTCAACTGGCACCTGGGCTTCGCGCTCGCCGCGCTCGGCATGGCGCTGGGTCTGGCCCAGTACCTGCTCGGCGGCCGTCACCTGAACCCGCGCTCGCACGAGGTTCCCACGCCGCTGTCGGCCGAGGAGAAGGCCGCGACGCTGCGCAAGTCCGCGCTGTGGGCGGCCGTCGCGGTGGTCTTCTACTGCATCGTCGGCTTCTCGGGTCACTACACCCTGAACTGGCTGCTGGTCCCGATCACCATCGCCGGTCTGATCATCCCGGTCATGGTCATCGGCCGGATCAAGCGGGACAAGGACCTCGACCGCGCCGAGCAGTCGAAGATGTCCGCGTACATCTGGTTCTTCGTCGCCGCGGCCGTCTTCTGGATGATCTACGACCAGGGCGGCTCGACCATGTCGATCTTCGCCGACTCCTCCGCCGAGAACACGATCTTCGGCTGGGAGTTCCCGGTCTCCTGGTACCAGTCCGTCAACCCGGTCATGATCATGGCGCTCGCGCCGGTGTTCGCCTGGGCGTGGCTGGCGCTGAACAAGCGCGGCAAGGAGCCGAGCACGGCCACCAAGTTCGCGTCGGGTCTGATCCTGATCGGTGCCTCGTTCTTCCTGTTCCTGGCTCCGCTGACGATCGCCGAGGGTGGTCACAAGGCGGCCGCGATGTGGCTGGTCGCGATCTACTTCGTGCAGACCGTCGGTGAGCTGACGCTCTCCCCGGTCGGCCTCTCCGTCACCACGAAGATGGCTCCCGCGAAGTACGCCTCCCAGATGATGGGCGTCTGGTTCCTGGCCGTCACCGCCGGTGACGCCACGACGGGTCTGCTGTCCATCGCCAACGTCGACCTCAACAAGACGGGCATCGTCGCCCTGGAGGCCACGCTCGCCGTGATCGCCGGTGTCGCGGTGTGGATGTACCGCAAGAAGGTCAAGGTCCTGATGGGCGACGTCCACTGA
- a CDS encoding response regulator transcription factor: MTRVLLAEDDASISEPLARALRREGYEVEVREDGPTALDAGMQGGVDLVVLDLGLPGMDGLEVARRLRAEGHTVPILILTARADEVDTVVGLDAGADDYVTKPFRLAELLARVRALLRRGAAEPQQPPATHGVRIDVESHRAWMGDEELQLTAKEFDLLRVLVRDAGRVVTRDQLMREVWDTTWWSSTKTLDMHISWLRKKLGDDAANPRYIATVRGVGFRFEKS; encoded by the coding sequence ATGACCCGTGTACTGCTCGCCGAGGACGACGCGTCCATCTCGGAGCCATTGGCCCGCGCCCTGCGCCGGGAGGGTTACGAGGTCGAAGTGCGCGAGGACGGACCCACCGCGCTCGACGCCGGAATGCAGGGCGGCGTCGACCTGGTCGTCCTGGACCTGGGCCTGCCCGGTATGGACGGCCTCGAAGTGGCCCGCCGCCTCCGTGCCGAAGGCCATACCGTCCCCATCCTCATCCTGACCGCGCGCGCCGACGAGGTGGACACCGTCGTCGGTCTCGACGCGGGCGCCGACGACTACGTCACCAAGCCCTTCCGCCTTGCCGAACTGCTCGCCCGTGTCCGGGCCCTCCTGCGGCGCGGCGCCGCGGAGCCGCAGCAGCCGCCCGCCACGCACGGGGTGCGCATCGACGTCGAGTCGCACCGGGCCTGGATGGGCGACGAGGAACTCCAGCTCACGGCGAAGGAGTTCGACCTGCTGCGGGTCCTCGTCCGTGATGCCGGCCGGGTCGTCACGCGTGACCAGTTGATGCGCGAGGTCTGGGACACCACGTGGTGGTCGTCCACCAAGACCCTCGACATGCACATCTCCTGGCTCCGCAAGAAGCTCGGCGACGACGCGGCGAACCCCCGCTACATCGCGACGGTACGAGGAGTCGGCTTCCGCTTCGAAAAGAGCTGA
- a CDS encoding ATP-binding protein — MRRRLIQSTLAVVLVVIAVFGVSLVIVETRTISNSAQERVDSEALRLASIVDSRILGDEHINAEILKNQIAEDRYAVIRIPGQAPVELGLQPSGDVIHSTAKGEEGETVTVQEPRSAVTREVGRTLLIIALVALLAIVAAVLLAVRQANRLASPLTDLAETAERLGSGDPRPRHKRYGVPELDRVADVLDSSAERIARMLTAERRLAADASHQLRTPLTALSMRLEEITLTDDPDNVKEEATIALTQVERLTDVVERLLTNARDPRTGSAVTFDLDEVIKQQLEEWRPAYRSAGRAIVSSGKRHLQAVGTPGAVAQVLAALIENSLMHGGGTVALRTRVTGNQAVVEVTDEGPGVPTDLGARIFERTISGRNSTGIGLAVARDLAEADGGRLEMLQAQPPVFGLFLSRTPLKRPPLVEDEERTVR, encoded by the coding sequence GTGCGTCGCCGTCTCATCCAGTCCACGCTCGCCGTCGTGCTCGTCGTGATCGCCGTCTTCGGCGTGTCCCTCGTGATCGTCGAGACCCGCACGATCAGCAACAGCGCCCAGGAACGCGTGGACTCCGAGGCCCTGCGCCTGGCCAGCATCGTCGACAGCCGCATCCTCGGCGACGAGCACATCAACGCGGAGATCCTCAAGAACCAGATCGCGGAAGACCGGTACGCCGTGATCCGCATCCCCGGCCAGGCCCCCGTCGAGCTCGGCCTCCAGCCCAGCGGTGACGTCATCCACTCCACGGCCAAGGGCGAGGAGGGCGAGACGGTCACCGTCCAGGAGCCCCGCTCGGCCGTGACGCGCGAGGTCGGCCGCACCCTCCTGATCATCGCCTTGGTCGCGCTGCTCGCTATCGTCGCCGCGGTCCTGCTGGCCGTGCGGCAGGCCAACCGACTCGCCTCCCCGCTCACCGACCTCGCGGAGACCGCGGAGCGGCTCGGCTCCGGCGACCCCCGCCCGCGCCACAAGCGCTACGGCGTCCCCGAGCTGGACCGTGTCGCCGACGTCCTGGACAGCAGCGCGGAGCGGATCGCACGGATGCTCACCGCCGAGCGCCGCCTCGCCGCGGACGCCTCCCACCAGCTCCGTACGCCGCTGACGGCCCTCTCCATGCGCCTGGAGGAAATCACCCTCACGGATGACCCGGACAACGTGAAGGAGGAGGCGACGATCGCCCTGACGCAGGTCGAGCGCCTCACGGACGTGGTGGAGCGGCTGCTCACCAACGCCCGCGACCCCCGTACCGGCTCCGCCGTCACCTTCGACCTCGACGAGGTCATCAAGCAGCAGCTGGAGGAGTGGCGCCCGGCCTACCGCAGCGCGGGCCGCGCCATCGTCAGCTCGGGCAAGCGGCATCTGCAGGCCGTCGGCACCCCGGGCGCGGTCGCTCAGGTGCTGGCCGCGCTCATCGAGAACTCGCTCATGCACGGGGGCGGCACGGTCGCCCTGCGCACCCGTGTCACGGGCAACCAGGCCGTCGTGGAGGTCACGGACGAGGGCCCCGGTGTCCCCACCGACCTGGGCGCCCGCATCTTCGAGCGCACGATCAGCGGCCGCAATTCCACGGGCATCGGCCTCGCGGTCGCCCGCGATCTCGCGGAGGCGGACGGGGGCCGTCTGGAGATGCTCCAGGCACAGCCGCCGGTGTTCGGCCTGTTCCTCTCCCGCACCCCGCTGAAGAGGCCACCGCTGGTGGAGGACGAGGAACGAACGGTCAGATAG
- a CDS encoding GtrA family protein, with the protein MGSASSGLHVRPRSAVRRRFDQLFREIAKFGAVGGAGLLVNLVTFNLVRSATGLQVVRASVIATIVAIVFNYIGFRYFTYRDRDRGGRTKEMGLFVLFSAVGLVIENGVLYVATYGFGWDSPLQSNIFKFLGIGIATLFRFWSYRTWVFRTVPDEAREVLESAEALLDEEPEPRRSRARARAN; encoded by the coding sequence ATGGGCAGTGCTTCTTCGGGGCTTCACGTACGGCCCCGCAGCGCGGTTCGCCGCCGGTTCGACCAGCTGTTCCGGGAGATCGCGAAGTTCGGGGCAGTCGGCGGAGCGGGGCTTCTCGTCAACCTGGTGACCTTCAACCTGGTGCGTAGCGCGACCGGGCTGCAGGTCGTACGGGCGAGTGTCATCGCCACGATCGTCGCAATCGTCTTCAACTACATCGGGTTCCGCTACTTCACGTACCGGGACCGTGACCGTGGCGGCCGCACCAAGGAGATGGGCCTCTTCGTGCTGTTCAGCGCGGTGGGGCTGGTCATCGAGAACGGTGTGCTGTACGTGGCGACGTACGGGTTCGGCTGGGACAGCCCGCTGCAGAGCAACATCTTCAAGTTCCTCGGCATCGGCATCGCGACGCTGTTCCGGTTCTGGTCGTACCGCACGTGGGTGTTCCGTACGGTCCCGGACGAGGCGCGTGAGGTCCTGGAGAGCGCGGAGGCGCTCCTCGACGAGGAGCCGGAGCCCCGACGGTCCCGGGCACGCGCACGGGCGAACTGA
- a CDS encoding 5-(carboxyamino)imidazole ribonucleotide synthase: protein MTFPVVGMVGGGQLARMTHEAGIPLGIKFKLLSDTPQDSAAQVVGDVVIGDYRDFDTLREFARGCDVITFDHEHVPTEHLRALEADGIPVRPGPDALVHAQDKGVMRAKLDEIGVPCPRHRIVTDVEDVAAFAAEGLAEGAEGDGFPIILKTVRGGYDGKGVWFVRSIEEAADPFRAGVPVLAEEKVDFVRELAANVVRSPHGQAVAYPVVESQQVDGVCDTVIAPAPGIPDELALQAEELALRIAKELGVVGHLAVELFETVTADGARRILVNELAMRPHNSGHWTQDGAITSQFANHVRAVLDLPLGDPRPRAKWTVMVNVLGGDYPDMYSAYLHCMARDPQLKIHMYGKDVKPGRKVGHVNTYGEDLDDVLERARHAAGYLRGTITE from the coding sequence GTGACGTTCCCGGTAGTCGGCATGGTCGGCGGGGGCCAGCTCGCTCGTATGACACACGAGGCGGGCATCCCGCTCGGCATCAAGTTCAAGCTCCTCAGTGACACCCCTCAGGATTCCGCGGCGCAGGTCGTCGGCGATGTCGTCATCGGCGACTACCGCGACTTCGACACGCTGCGTGAGTTCGCGCGGGGCTGCGATGTGATCACCTTCGATCACGAACACGTACCCACCGAGCATCTGCGTGCCCTGGAGGCGGACGGCATCCCCGTCCGTCCCGGCCCGGACGCGCTCGTGCACGCCCAGGACAAGGGCGTGATGCGCGCGAAGCTCGACGAGATCGGCGTGCCGTGCCCACGGCACCGGATCGTGACCGACGTCGAGGACGTGGCCGCGTTCGCGGCGGAGGGCCTCGCCGAAGGGGCCGAGGGCGACGGTTTCCCGATCATCCTCAAGACGGTCCGCGGCGGCTACGACGGCAAGGGCGTCTGGTTCGTCCGGTCGATCGAGGAGGCGGCCGACCCCTTCCGGGCCGGCGTGCCCGTCCTCGCCGAGGAGAAGGTCGACTTCGTACGGGAACTCGCGGCGAACGTCGTCCGCTCCCCGCACGGCCAGGCGGTCGCGTACCCCGTGGTCGAGTCCCAGCAGGTCGACGGCGTCTGTGACACGGTGATCGCCCCCGCGCCCGGCATACCGGACGAGCTGGCCCTCCAGGCCGAGGAGCTCGCGCTGCGCATCGCCAAGGAACTCGGTGTCGTCGGTCACCTGGCCGTCGAGCTCTTCGAGACCGTGACTGCCGATGGCGCCCGCCGCATCCTGGTCAACGAACTGGCCATGCGCCCGCACAACTCGGGCCACTGGACCCAGGACGGCGCGATCACCTCCCAGTTCGCCAACCACGTCCGCGCGGTCCTGGACCTCCCCCTCGGCGACCCGCGCCCGCGCGCCAAGTGGACGGTCATGGTCAACGTCCTGGGCGGCGACTACCCGGACATGTACTCCGCGTACCTGCACTGCATGGCCCGGGACCCCCAGCTGAAGATCCACATGTACGGCAAGGACGTGAAGCCCGGCCGCAAGGTCGGCCACGTCAACACCTACGGCGAGGACCTGGACGACGTCCTCGAGCGCGCCCGCCACGCAGCCGGTTACCTGAGAGGCACGATCACCGAATGA
- the purE gene encoding 5-(carboxyamino)imidazole ribonucleotide mutase, with product MSPVVGIVMGSDSDWPVMEAAAQALDEFEIPYEVDVVSAHRMPHEMITYGEQAAERGLKVIIAGAGGAAHLPGMLASVTPLPVIGVPVPLKYLDGMDSLLSIVQMPAGVPVATVSVGGARNAGLLAARMLAAHDEELLTRMREFQQELNDQATEKGKRLRAKVEGAGGGFGFGSGK from the coding sequence ATGAGCCCCGTCGTAGGCATTGTCATGGGGTCGGACTCCGACTGGCCCGTCATGGAAGCGGCCGCGCAGGCGCTGGACGAGTTCGAGATCCCCTACGAGGTGGATGTCGTCTCCGCGCACCGCATGCCGCACGAGATGATCACGTACGGCGAGCAGGCCGCGGAGCGCGGGCTCAAGGTGATCATCGCGGGCGCCGGCGGCGCTGCCCATCTGCCCGGCATGCTCGCGTCCGTCACCCCGTTGCCCGTCATCGGCGTGCCGGTCCCGCTGAAGTACCTCGACGGCATGGACTCGCTGCTGTCGATCGTGCAGATGCCGGCCGGTGTCCCGGTCGCGACCGTCTCCGTCGGCGGCGCGCGCAACGCGGGCCTGCTGGCCGCCCGGATGCTCGCCGCGCACGACGAGGAACTCCTCACCCGCATGCGGGAGTTCCAGCAGGAGCTGAACGACCAGGCCACCGAGAAGGGCAAGCGGCTGCGCGCCAAGGTCGAGGGCGCGGGCGGCGGCTTCGGCTTCGGCTCCGGGAAGTGA
- a CDS encoding dipeptidase, with translation MASSTSSATSSVTSTAPLDEARALLADFPVVDGHNDLPWALREQVRYDLGARDIAADQSAHLHTDLARLRAGGVGAQFWSVYVRSDLPGAVTATLEQIDCVRRLIDRHPSDLRAALTAADMEAARAQGRIASLMGAEGGHSIDNSLAVLRGLYALGVRYMTLTHNDNIAWADSATDVPTVGGLSAFGREVVREMNREGMLVDLSHVAATTMRDALDTSSAPVIFSHSSSRAVCDHPRNIPDDVLERLPANGGVAMVTFVPKFVLQAAVDWTAAADENMRANGFHHLDTTPEGMKVHRVFEESHPRPVATVSTVADHLDHMREVAGVDHLGIGGDYDGTAFTPDGLDDVSGYPNLIAELLDRGWSKTDLAKLTWQNAVRVLGAAEDVARGLQATRGPSVATIESLDGNGA, from the coding sequence ATGGCCTCCTCCACGTCGTCCGCCACGTCGTCCGTCACGTCCACGGCACCCCTCGACGAGGCCCGCGCCCTCCTCGCCGACTTCCCCGTCGTCGACGGCCACAACGACCTCCCCTGGGCGCTGCGCGAACAGGTCCGCTACGACCTCGGCGCCCGCGACATCGCCGCCGACCAGAGCGCCCACCTGCACACCGACCTGGCCCGGCTGCGCGCCGGCGGCGTCGGCGCGCAGTTCTGGTCGGTGTACGTCCGCTCGGACCTGCCGGGCGCGGTCACCGCGACGCTTGAACAGATCGACTGCGTACGGCGGTTGATCGACCGTCACCCCTCCGACCTGCGGGCCGCGCTGACCGCCGCCGACATGGAGGCGGCGCGCGCGCAGGGCCGTATCGCCTCCCTGATGGGCGCGGAGGGCGGCCACTCCATCGACAACTCCCTCGCCGTGCTGCGGGGGTTGTACGCGCTGGGTGTGCGCTACATGACCCTCACCCACAACGACAACATCGCGTGGGCGGACTCGGCGACGGACGTGCCCACCGTCGGCGGTCTGTCGGCCTTCGGCCGTGAGGTCGTGCGGGAGATGAACCGTGAGGGCATGCTGGTCGACCTCTCGCACGTCGCGGCGACGACCATGCGGGACGCGCTCGACACGAGCTCCGCGCCGGTGATCTTCTCCCACTCCTCCTCGCGCGCGGTGTGCGACCACCCGCGCAACATTCCGGACGATGTCCTGGAGCGGCTGCCCGCCAACGGGGGAGTGGCGATGGTGACGTTCGTACCGAAGTTCGTCCTCCAGGCGGCGGTCGACTGGACGGCCGCGGCCGACGAGAACATGCGCGCGAACGGCTTCCACCACCTCGACACCACCCCCGAGGGCATGAAGGTCCACCGCGTCTTCGAGGAGTCCCACCCGCGCCCCGTCGCCACGGTGTCGACGGTGGCGGACCACCTCGACCACATGCGCGAGGTCGCCGGCGTCGACCATCTCGGCATAGGCGGTGACTACGACGGCACGGCGTTCACCCCGGACGGCCTCGACGACGTCTCCGGCTACCCGAACCTGATCGCCGAACTGCTGGACCGCGGCTGGTCGAAGACCGACCTCGCCAAGCTGACCTGGCAGAACGCGGTACGGGTGCTGGGTGCCGCGGAAGACGTGGCGCGCGGTCTTCAGGCCACCCGCGGTCCGTCCGTCGCGACGATCGAGTCCCTCGACGGCAACGGGGCCTGA
- a CDS encoding alkene reductase, with protein MTRTTDFLAPARLGRLGLPHHLVMAPLTRNRAEADGTPGPLMATHYAQRATAGLLIGEASTPNAVGQTYPNITAIHTDRHEAGWRRVTEAVRAAGGHMFLQLQHGGRVSHPATTGLTPVAPSPVPLPETIFTPQGHRPAVVPREMTRDDIRATAADFAAAARRAVAAGFEGVEVHSANGHLLHQFLAGNTNRRTDGYGGPAGRRVRFTAEVTEAVADAIGADRVGLRISPGSTVNGVREDNTEALYPALLARLKDLDLAYLHLVHADPDTTVYRRIRADWPGVLIGNPVLTDLTTEAVTRAARDMLAAGADLVALGRPFLANPDLVRRLRLGAPLNPVRDRYLMYVGGAEGYTDYPALDAQAPLPSRDSIVATDGPRVA; from the coding sequence ATGACACGGACGACGGACTTCCTGGCCCCGGCCCGGCTCGGCCGGCTCGGGCTCCCCCACCACCTCGTGATGGCCCCGCTCACCCGCAACCGCGCGGAGGCGGACGGCACCCCGGGTCCGCTCATGGCCACCCACTACGCCCAGCGCGCCACGGCCGGTCTGCTCATCGGTGAGGCGTCGACGCCGAACGCGGTCGGCCAGACGTACCCGAACATCACCGCGATCCACACCGACCGGCACGAGGCCGGGTGGCGGCGGGTCACCGAGGCGGTGCGGGCGGCGGGCGGGCACATGTTCCTGCAGCTCCAGCACGGTGGGCGGGTCAGCCATCCGGCGACCACCGGCCTGACCCCGGTCGCGCCCTCCCCCGTGCCGCTGCCGGAGACGATCTTCACTCCGCAGGGGCACCGGCCCGCCGTCGTGCCCCGGGAGATGACCCGCGACGACATCCGCGCCACCGCCGCCGACTTCGCCGCGGCCGCCCGCCGCGCCGTCGCGGCAGGCTTCGAGGGCGTCGAGGTGCACTCGGCCAACGGGCATCTGCTGCACCAGTTCCTCGCCGGCAACACCAACCGCAGGACGGACGGGTACGGCGGCCCGGCCGGGCGGCGGGTGCGGTTCACGGCGGAGGTCACCGAGGCGGTGGCCGACGCGATCGGCGCCGACCGGGTGGGCCTGCGGATCTCCCCCGGCAGCACCGTCAACGGCGTGCGGGAGGACAACACCGAAGCCCTCTACCCCGCACTCCTGGCCCGGCTGAAGGACCTGGACCTCGCCTATCTGCACCTCGTGCACGCCGACCCGGACACGACGGTGTACCGGCGGATCCGTGCCGACTGGCCAGGCGTCCTGATCGGCAACCCGGTCCTGACCGACCTCACCACCGAGGCCGTCACCCGGGCCGCCCGGGACATGCTGGCGGCCGGCGCCGACCTGGTCGCCCTCGGCCGCCCGTTCCTGGCCAACCCGGACCTGGTGCGACGGCTGCGCCTGGGCGCCCCGCTCAACCCGGTCCGGGACCGGTACCTGATGTACGTGGGCGGGGCGGAAGGCTACACCGACTACCCGGCCCTGGACGCTCAGGCCCCGTTGCCGTCGAGGGACTCGATCGTCGCGACGGACGGACCGCGGGTGGCCTGA
- a CDS encoding MerR family transcriptional regulator: protein MRIGELARRTGVSERSLRYYETQGLLASERTPGGHRDYTEAAVDRVVRIQELYAAGLHSAKIRQLLPCMRDQDGGPSATATPQLVADLTAERDRIDRMIADLVRSRETLDEVIDAAGDA from the coding sequence ATGCGGATCGGTGAACTCGCTCGGCGCACGGGCGTGAGCGAGCGGTCGCTGCGCTACTACGAGACCCAGGGACTGCTGGCGTCCGAGCGCACGCCCGGCGGACACCGCGACTACACGGAGGCGGCCGTCGACCGGGTGGTACGGATCCAGGAGCTGTACGCGGCCGGGCTGCACAGCGCGAAGATCCGGCAGCTGCTGCCGTGCATGCGCGACCAGGACGGCGGGCCCTCCGCGACCGCCACCCCGCAACTGGTCGCCGATCTCACCGCGGAACGCGACCGCATCGACCGGATGATCGCCGACCTGGTCCGCTCCCGGGAGACGCTGGACGAGGTGATCGACGCGGCCGGGGACGCCTGA
- a CDS encoding dipeptidase — MADLQNGMPTTAEVDGADGLPDDPFLETAHPPDEETLARAHSLLAGHPVADGYSGLPWALRHLPWYDLELGEMAVDTDVPRMREGRVGALFWSLHLPEGLTGDRAVGATLEQLDLVHSVIDAHPEGLRLACTAGQIIDAHHCGRVAVVLGPAGAPALGDSLGILRILHTLGLRLLTLTGTAWASEAGLTRFGEEVIREMNRLGVLADLSGASDATVSRATALSKTPVLCTRSAARALRPHPANLPDDLLAELGAAGGLCMVPLTAEQTGPTVRDVADHLDHVRAVAGPGCVGLSGTYDSGASHPRDLADASRYPHLIAELLRRGWSESELSLLTWGNVQRVLRSADFMARAAQCRREPSTARIAELDG; from the coding sequence ATGGCCGACCTCCAGAACGGCATGCCCACGACCGCCGAGGTCGACGGTGCCGACGGCCTGCCGGACGACCCCTTCCTCGAAACGGCACACCCTCCGGACGAGGAGACCCTGGCCCGGGCGCACTCCCTGCTGGCCGGCCATCCCGTCGCCGACGGCTACAGCGGACTGCCGTGGGCCCTGCGCCATCTGCCCTGGTACGACCTGGAGCTGGGCGAGATGGCCGTCGACACCGACGTGCCGAGGATGCGCGAGGGCCGTGTGGGTGCGCTGTTCTGGTCGCTGCACCTGCCCGAGGGGCTCACCGGGGACCGGGCGGTGGGTGCCACCCTGGAGCAGCTGGACCTCGTCCACTCGGTGATCGACGCCCACCCGGAGGGCCTGCGCCTGGCGTGCACCGCCGGGCAGATCATCGACGCCCACCACTGCGGCCGGGTCGCCGTCGTGCTGGGTCCGGCCGGCGCGCCCGCGCTCGGCGACTCCCTGGGCATCCTGCGCATCCTGCACACCCTCGGCCTGCGCCTCCTCACCCTGACGGGCACCGCCTGGGCGAGCGAGGCGGGGCTGACCCGGTTCGGCGAGGAGGTCATTCGCGAGATGAACCGCCTCGGCGTCCTCGCCGACCTCTCCGGGGCCTCCGACGCCACCGTCAGCCGGGCCACCGCCCTCTCCAAGACCCCCGTGCTGTGCACCCGTTCGGCCGCCCGCGCGCTGCGCCCGCACCCGGCCAACCTGCCCGACGACCTGCTCGCCGAGCTGGGCGCGGCGGGCGGCCTGTGCATGGTGCCGCTGACCGCCGAGCAGACCGGCCCGACGGTCCGGGACGTCGCCGACCACCTCGACCATGTCCGCGCCGTGGCCGGCCCCGGGTGCGTCGGCCTGTCCGGCACCTACGACTCCGGCGCCAGCCACCCCCGCGACCTCGCCGACGCCTCCCGCTATCCCCACCTGATCGCCGAGCTGCTCCGCCGGGGCTGGTCCGAGTCGGAACTGTCCCTGCTGACCTGGGGCAACGTCCAGCGCGTCCTGCGCAGCGCGGACTTCATGGCCCGCGCCGCGCAGTGCCGCCGGGAACCGTCGACCGCGAGGATCGCCGAACTGGACGGCTAG
- a CDS encoding VOC family protein, whose amino-acid sequence MALAKLGVVVLDCPDPRALAGFYAEVLGGTVEGDGDWVDLKVSDGPSLAFQAAPGHVPPQWPAPDDSQQFHLDLTVDNLDAAEKGVLALGARALDTEDRSRTWRVYADPAGHPFCLCAC is encoded by the coding sequence ATGGCTCTCGCCAAGCTGGGTGTCGTCGTCCTGGACTGTCCCGACCCGCGCGCCCTCGCCGGGTTCTACGCCGAGGTGCTCGGCGGCACGGTCGAGGGAGACGGGGACTGGGTCGACCTGAAGGTGTCCGACGGGCCCTCGCTGGCCTTCCAGGCCGCCCCGGGCCACGTACCGCCGCAGTGGCCCGCGCCCGACGACTCGCAGCAGTTCCATCTGGACCTGACCGTCGACAACCTGGACGCGGCCGAGAAGGGCGTGCTGGCGCTCGGCGCGCGGGCACTCGACACCGAGGACCGTTCCCGCACCTGGCGGGTGTACGCCGACCCGGCGGGGCACCCCTTCTGCCTCTGCGCCTGCTGA
- a CDS encoding CGNR zinc finger domain-containing protein produces the protein MNDRAPAPGGLALIQSLVNTLDIESGTDSLDTAEGRAPFGLAEGEAEAARELRESLRAACLAHAGHPAHRAVTPLGELLARAPLHVTVDEHDGAARLVPAAASLASRVAAALAEALVEGTWLRLKACEAPTCHWAYYDRSPAGRGRWCSMSVCGARAKMRRYRAK, from the coding sequence ATGAATGACCGTGCGCCCGCACCCGGCGGTCTGGCTCTGATCCAGTCGCTGGTGAACACCCTGGACATCGAGTCGGGCACGGACTCGCTGGACACCGCCGAGGGCCGGGCGCCCTTCGGCCTCGCGGAGGGCGAGGCGGAGGCGGCCCGCGAGCTGCGCGAGTCGTTGCGCGCGGCCTGCCTGGCGCACGCGGGCCACCCGGCGCACCGCGCGGTGACCCCCCTCGGTGAGCTGCTGGCCCGGGCCCCGCTGCACGTGACGGTCGACGAGCACGACGGCGCGGCGCGGCTCGTCCCCGCGGCGGCCTCACTCGCGTCGCGCGTCGCTGCGGCCCTCGCGGAGGCGCTCGTCGAGGGCACCTGGCTGCGGCTGAAGGCCTGTGAGGCACCGACCTGCCACTGGGCGTACTACGACCGCTCCCCGGCGGGCCGCGGCCGCTGGTGCTCGATGTCGGTCTGCGGGGCGCGCGCGAAGATGCGCCGGTACCGCGCGAAGTAG